A stretch of Imperialibacter roseus DNA encodes these proteins:
- a CDS encoding MBOAT family O-acyltransferase has translation MAISIPKNSLPFPIGISFYTFQTLSHTIDVYKGFRKPERNLGVFSLYVLFFPQILAGPIERSKNLLPQLNNLSLLSSENATAGARLILWGLFKKMVVGDRIGELVDLVYGSPETYKGLPLIIGSCLFSVQIFCDFSGYSDIAIGSARLFGVKLSKNFDNRIYFANSKANFWKGWHITLSDWFRDYLFFAVLGKGRTQTRFYLSLLFVFFITGLWHGANWGFVIWGLVNGVWVLIERLTLKWRFRQFEKTGLLRFPKVFNLICITFIFLSNAVTAMWFKAESWSKGLDILRFSFDWREHSQLVFPRSVIQDILLCGIVFFLMDLINRQMKAEAFSEWVGKHKLFVRWVVYVILIEAILNFGISGVDFYYFQF, from the coding sequence ATGGCAATTTCTATTCCCAAAAATTCGCTTCCGTTTCCAATAGGTATCAGCTTTTATACCTTTCAGACCTTAAGCCACACAATTGATGTCTACAAAGGCTTCAGAAAGCCGGAGCGAAATTTAGGAGTGTTTTCTCTCTACGTATTGTTTTTCCCACAGATTTTAGCGGGCCCAATCGAAAGATCGAAGAATCTTTTGCCACAGTTGAATAACCTAAGTCTTCTAAGTTCTGAGAACGCCACCGCTGGCGCACGGCTCATCCTTTGGGGGCTATTCAAAAAAATGGTAGTTGGAGACCGGATTGGGGAGCTGGTGGATTTGGTTTATGGGAGTCCTGAGACGTACAAGGGATTGCCGCTCATAATTGGCTCATGTCTTTTTTCTGTTCAGATTTTTTGCGACTTCTCGGGATATAGCGACATAGCAATTGGCTCGGCACGGCTTTTTGGTGTGAAGCTCTCGAAGAATTTTGACAATAGAATATATTTTGCCAATTCGAAAGCAAATTTTTGGAAAGGGTGGCATATTACACTTAGTGATTGGTTCAGAGATTATCTCTTCTTTGCTGTACTAGGGAAAGGAAGAACACAAACTCGTTTTTATTTAAGTCTTCTGTTTGTATTTTTTATAACTGGTTTGTGGCACGGAGCAAATTGGGGCTTCGTGATTTGGGGTTTGGTGAATGGTGTTTGGGTGTTGATTGAAAGGTTGACGCTTAAATGGAGGTTTCGTCAGTTTGAAAAAACTGGTCTTCTACGGTTTCCCAAGGTGTTTAATCTTATATGCATCACCTTCATTTTCTTGTCAAACGCTGTTACTGCTATGTGGTTTAAAGCAGAATCATGGAGTAAGGGCCTGGATATTTTACGGTTCAGCTTCGATTGGAGAGAACATAGCCAACTAGTCTTTCCAAGAAGTGTCATCCAAGACATACTTTTGTGTGGTATAGTTTTTTTCCTTATGGATTTGATCAACAGACAGATGAAGGCAGAGGCTTTCAGCGAATGGGTTGGTAAACATAAGTTATTTGTTCGTTGGGTAGTTTACGTGATATTGATTGAAGCAATTCTGAATTTTGGTATTTCAGGAGTTGATTTTTATTATTTCCAGTTCTAG